The Pyrus communis chromosome 8, drPyrComm1.1, whole genome shotgun sequence region GTCCTTTTAAGTCGAGTAAAAGGTTATATTATATATGATTACCGCCCTGTAACTGAAAtccgatttttttttattttttgttgtttttatggGCAACAAAAgtgaacaaaaaatataaaggaGTTTGGTCATGTGGAAGTCTTGAATAATTGCAGCGCTTTCTCATCCACACATTTACATGCCGAAAACTCTTTTAACGTCTCCACTttatttaacaaataaaatCCAACCATATCTACTTTGTTTTTGGTCGAAGCCAAGACACAAATGTGAGAAACtttgaatccaacggtcggTACTTTCTACATTTTACTCCCATATCCAcagtaaatttaaaataaataaaaaaaagagttagTTCAAAACTTTTATATGGGATTGGTTGAGGTTTATTGGGACAGTTGGGTTTGGATTATTTGGGGCCTAGCTGATTCACTAAAGACAGGTGGTTGAAAAGGATATTGCAGAGATCAAGACGGTGACGTTTTGATGGGATTATAGGACGGAGGAGAGAGATCTTGCTGGTGGAAATTGTGGAAAACTCTGGAGTTTGTGAAAGGAAAAGCATAGAAAATGGTACTTGTGCTCCAAtgctctcttcctcctcctccaaatGTCTCCACCAGCAGGTACATAATTCTCACTCATGTCCATTTCCCACTCTAATACCTTATATTGTTATGAGGCAATTTTTGCTATATTTGctaaaatttttttgttaatgctatttattttttcattttctctgtttttttattttttttatttttttatttatcataaTCTTGCTGTAATTGCTCGTAAATGATTTGGTTTCGCAAGTAGAGGATTGCTCTGGTGGTTAGGACCTTCCTCTTCAACCTACTGCGCTCGCCCCCTGTTCAAACTCTCCCCCTTCCATTAGATAACTTAGAGTAGAAATATCGCTCGTAGTAAGATAAAAATAATGGTAAATGTGAAGTAGTCTTGTGGGTTTTGATCTTCAACTATAGCCGATAGGTTGATTTAGAGTGCAATTCCCGTATGATCCTGTCTAATTTATGTAATTACACATGCAGAGATGCCTCTGTGTTCTCGGATTCATAAGTGATTACATGAATTATATACGGtttggttttaaattttaacaacaTTTTCCAAGTTGATGTTTTTCGTTTCGTCTTTTTTGAGTGCAAGGAGTGACATTTTGTTCTTGTTATTTACAGGAGAGTGCCTGGTAAGATAATGATGAGTTGCTGTTTGGAGCAATGTATCAGCAGCAAGCCTCTGACCAGACAGGTTTTATCCGGGCTTGCTGCAACGTTAGTGTTCATCTCTCAAACGAACCAGGTtagtagatttaaatttttcGTAGCGTTATAGGATGCTGGAATTCAATACTAGCACAATATTTGTATTGCTAGTTGCTAAATTTGGCTCATCAGATTACATAAAAGAACATAGGTGTTGGACCAATCATTTCCTTGCTGGACATTGTCTAAGCTACCCCCTTAGATTAACATTTGTTCGAGTTCTTTCCCTTGTCAGGAAAGTCACAGCATTTCTGGCTGAGATGTTTGAGCTTGGTGttcttgattttttatttgaaacctCGTAGAACACTAAGTTTTCACTTACTTTAAGGCTTCACTCTGTACAACCAATTTAAATGAGATTAGGTTTCCAATAGAATTAGCCGGACTTTGAATGTGCTTGAAAGTTTAATGGGGAATTTAGTCCAAAACTAGGTTGCCTTATGGTTATAGTAACGAAAAAGATTTAGGTATTCTTGTGTTATTGCAGGAGGTAGAAGATACATGATGCCTTTTACTGCTTTTGGCAGGCGGTTGCATTAGATGTTTCTCATCAACGAAATATATATGAGTTTGGAAATGCTTCGGAGGAGGCAGTTACTCTTCCGCTCGATAAGGGATCCGATGAAGGAGATGAGAGGCTAATGATGATGAGAGGCATGACAGCAAATAACTTTGACCCTATTAGATATTCTGGAAGGTGGTTTGAAGTTGCTTCACTTAAACGCGGATTTGCTGGGCAAGGTCAGGAAGACTGCCACTGCACCCAGGTAAACACAAAGGGTACGTGTAGTTATGAACTGCGACGTTTTGTTTGAATTCTTGCTTCTGGAAATAATGTAGAATTGAGAGGAAAATATATAATCCCCTTTCTTTTGAATTAGACATGAGTGCAGATCCGAACTGTTGAACCTATTCATTAATCATTGTTGAGCTATCTAGTTGTTTACCGATAGCCCTTCCAAGTTTCAAGTGATCGAAATCATCCTGAAAGCGATATCAGCTTTCTTGTGATGATTTGCTTCTCATTGTTCATAGATGACAGGTTCTTTCTGTCACATGTTCACTACCTATTTCCTGACTGCAAAACCATATTAACTTATTATTGCAGGGTGTATATACATTTGACTTGGCGAAACGGGCCATCCAGGTTGATACCTTCTGTGTTCATGGGAGCCCTGATGGATATATTACTGGCATACGGGGAAATGTTCAATGCCTTTCGGACGAAGATTTGGAGAAAAAAGAAACGGATCTAGAAAAGCAGGAGATGATCACAGAGAAGTGTTACCTTCGTTTTCCAACGTTGCCATTTATCCCTAAGCTGCCATATGATGTGATTGACACTGATTATGACAATTATGCTCTTGTTTCGGGAGCGAAAGACAAGGGTTTTATACAGGTACTTACTCATGAACTGACTTTCAAGTTATccgaatgttaaataaaatgacTCGTGTTTACTTGTTTGAACATTATATACTCTTGTCACTTGTTTGACACTTGTTTGGACCTTCCTTTCAATCGAGAGAACCACTCTGGTCTCACCCGAAATGACATTTTAGGTACAAATACTTCGATTTTTTGGACTTAAAGAAAGGGAATCCAGAACAATCCATTGTCGGGTTATTTTTCACGGATCATTACAGAAAATAGTAAACACTCCACgatcataattaaatataacttGTAGGGATGATCCTTGAAAGTAAATCGTGAAATATGGATGATCAGATCATTGGATCACCGGCGCATTGCTGGGCAGGCCACAACTGTCCCATCTTTCTTAAAaggagacacacacacacacacacacacatatatatatatatgtacacacacgAGTGGATTGTTAAGATGTAAAACTGTTCTTTTTTCTGCTCATTGGTTGGCTCTTGTTTGTGCTTTTACACTCCACATATTATATACGCTCACAACGGCACTGTTAAGATGCAGAAGCTTGTTGCGCAAGTTTTACTCGCGTCTTTACCATTCAGGGATGCATCAATCATATCTTCATATTCTGTTTTCATTTACTTGTGAGTCGTTTTGTGGCATTAACATTACAGATTTACTCGAGAACACCTAATCCTGGTCCTGAGTTCATAGAGAAGTACAAATCTTACTTGGCCAACTTCGGATATGACCCGAGCAAAATCAAGGACACACCACAAGACTGTGAGCAAATGACGGACACGCGGTTATCTGCAATGATGTCAATGCCCGGGATGCAACAGGCGTTAACAAATCAATTTCCTGATCTAGAACTGAAGAAACCAGTTCAATTTGATCCCTTTACGAGCGTATTCGACACTTTAAAGAAGCTTGTTCAGCTTTATTTTAAATAGCCCTGAGCTGCTTAGTCTTTGCCCTTCTTGTTTGTATCTGTTCTGTCCTTACAAATCAAACTAGAAGAGAGATTAAGTCGTTGTTCGTACCATTCATGGTTTCTTCTTTGTAATTTTCATACTGGTGCAGAGAGAAATTTAACTGTAAGAtgatattttataaataatttgggaattgttattagcacttcagaAATCTTATTTGGTATTTCAAACTTtccataattagaaagaaaaatatatttgtgaggagtgtagaatgagatttttggagtgctaa contains the following coding sequences:
- the LOC137743311 gene encoding chloroplastic lipocalin-like; this translates as MVLVLQCSLPPPPNVSTSRRVPGKIMMSCCLEQCISSKPLTRQVLSGLAATLVFISQTNQAVALDVSHQRNIYEFGNASEEAVTLPLDKGSDEGDERLMMMRGMTANNFDPIRYSGRWFEVASLKRGFAGQGQEDCHCTQGVYTFDLAKRAIQVDTFCVHGSPDGYITGIRGNVQCLSDEDLEKKETDLEKQEMITEKCYLRFPTLPFIPKLPYDVIDTDYDNYALVSGAKDKGFIQIYSRTPNPGPEFIEKYKSYLANFGYDPSKIKDTPQDCEQMTDTRLSAMMSMPGMQQALTNQFPDLELKKPVQFDPFTSVFDTLKKLVQLYFK